One region of uncultured Methanolobus sp. genomic DNA includes:
- the istB gene encoding IS21-like element helper ATPase IstB: MNPVIYERLHSNLLGLKLNTVEQLLDNCLELAARDGTTTIEVLDHLFEQERKHREAAAIERRTRFAVFPVRKTLQEFDLEFQPSIERRGIEDLATLRFVHNAENVVLLGPPGVGKTHLAIALGMESTKAGFSVYFINAGCLIERLKKANREGVLEKKLRDLTRYKLLIIDEMDYLPFDEEGAHCFFQLISKRYEKSSIIFTSNKSYGRWGEIFQDNVIASAVLDRILHHCTTINIKGESYRLKDRRKLGLQSGKL, translated from the coding sequence ATGAACCCCGTTATCTATGAAAGATTGCATAGCAATCTGCTGGGTCTGAAACTGAATACAGTTGAGCAGTTGCTGGATAATTGTCTTGAACTTGCAGCAAGGGATGGAACAACTACAATAGAGGTGCTTGATCATCTGTTTGAACAGGAGAGAAAACACAGGGAAGCTGCTGCAATTGAGAGAAGGACAAGGTTTGCTGTATTTCCTGTGAGAAAAACACTTCAGGAGTTTGATCTTGAGTTTCAGCCATCAATTGAAAGGAGGGGCATTGAGGATCTGGCTACTCTGAGATTCGTCCATAATGCAGAGAATGTTGTACTGCTTGGTCCCCCTGGAGTTGGAAAAACACATCTGGCAATTGCTCTTGGGATGGAGAGTACAAAAGCAGGATTCTCTGTCTATTTCATCAATGCAGGATGTCTTATTGAGAGACTGAAAAAAGCAAATAGGGAAGGAGTTCTTGAGAAGAAGCTCAGGGATCTTACAAGGTATAAGTTGCTGATAATTGATGAAATGGACTATCTCCCATTTGATGAGGAAGGAGCTCATTGTTTTTTCCAGCTGATCTCTAAACGTTATGAAAAGAGCTCTATTATCTTTACGTCGAATAAGTCGTATGGTCGGTGGGGAGAGATATTCCAGGACAATGTTATTGCTTCTGCTGTTCTTGACCGCATATTACATCACTGCACTACGATCAATATCAAAGGTGAAAGTTACAGGCTCAAGGACAGAAGAAAACTGGGATTGCAGAGTGGAAAACTGTAA
- the glnA gene encoding type I glutamate--ammonia ligase codes for MIICNKEDVIKAIETNNVKFIRLQFTDIQGVVKDVEIPVTQIEKALTTGISFDGSSIEGFVRIDESDMVLKPDIKTFAILPWSKDKGGVARIICDIHIPDGSQFEADPRYVLKKVMKEAENIGFSLNVGPELEFFLFEKVDGKATTMPHDYGRYFEFAPTDLAEDIRREIVLTLTDLNFDIEASHHEVAFGQHEIDFKYGDALATADNVMTFKYVTRTIAKLYGLHATFMPKPIASENGSGMHVNLSLSKGEENAFYDPNREMQISDTTKQFIAGVLKHIKAISCISNPLVNSYKRLIPGYEAPVYITWSGANRSSLIRIPSARGKSTRVELRSPDPSCNPYLTFAAILAAGLEGIKNKMDPGKMMDYNVFDLTKRERIERGIETLPSTISESADYLEKDELLKETFGAHVHDNILRLARAEWDAYRTQVHDWEIQRYLNTI; via the coding sequence ATGATAATTTGCAATAAGGAAGACGTTATCAAAGCCATTGAAACTAATAACGTGAAATTCATACGTTTGCAGTTTACGGACATACAGGGAGTAGTAAAGGATGTTGAAATCCCTGTAACCCAGATAGAAAAAGCATTGACCACAGGAATATCCTTTGACGGATCATCCATAGAAGGTTTTGTCAGGATCGACGAATCGGATATGGTCTTAAAACCCGATATCAAAACCTTTGCGATACTCCCCTGGAGTAAGGACAAGGGAGGAGTTGCCAGGATTATATGTGACATACATATACCTGATGGAAGCCAGTTTGAAGCTGACCCGCGCTATGTACTCAAAAAGGTGATGAAAGAAGCCGAAAATATAGGATTTTCATTGAATGTGGGGCCGGAACTGGAATTTTTCCTTTTTGAAAAAGTTGATGGCAAGGCAACAACTATGCCTCATGACTATGGCAGGTACTTTGAGTTCGCACCAACCGACCTTGCAGAAGATATTAGAAGAGAGATCGTGCTGACACTAACCGACCTTAACTTCGATATAGAGGCATCACACCATGAAGTTGCTTTCGGGCAGCATGAGATTGATTTTAAGTATGGCGACGCACTGGCAACAGCAGACAATGTGATGACATTCAAATATGTTACAAGGACCATTGCAAAATTATACGGCCTCCATGCTACATTCATGCCAAAACCAATCGCATCGGAGAATGGTTCAGGCATGCATGTGAACCTGTCCCTTTCAAAGGGTGAAGAAAATGCATTTTACGACCCAAATAGAGAAATGCAGATCAGTGACACCACTAAACAGTTCATCGCAGGTGTTTTAAAACACATAAAAGCCATATCATGCATCTCAAATCCACTTGTGAATTCGTACAAGAGACTCATTCCCGGATACGAGGCACCGGTTTATATCACGTGGTCAGGAGCAAATAGAAGTTCCCTTATACGTATCCCTTCCGCAAGAGGAAAAAGCACAAGAGTTGAACTCAGGAGTCCTGACCCATCATGCAACCCATACCTGACATTTGCAGCCATTCTTGCAGCCGGACTTGAAGGTATCAAGAACAAAATGGATCCAGGTAAAATGATGGATTACAATGTTTTTGACCTGACAAAGCGGGAACGTATAGAAAGAGGAATTGAAACACTGCCTTCGACCATCAGTGAAAGTGCAGACTATCTGGAAAAAGATGAACTTCTAAAGGAAACTTTTGGTGCACATGTCCACGATAATATCCTCCGCCTTGCAAGGGCAGAATGGGATGCATACAGGACCCAGGTACATGACTGGGAAATTCAGCGCTACCTGAATACAATATGA
- a CDS encoding COG1361 S-layer family protein: MLLLLLPITNATAGMNAGAAGVNVDLMTQSPYPARPGETVELTVSLQNEGNNDLSGVTVGVDAEYPFSQVSGESLTKTISFLEARQDEEDATLIKFKLKVDSDISDGTYDVDIIVSDSDSDSKSVTTLEVEVQGKEYAQIVTISDSSIDVATVEPLEFVITNTGSSPLKNMEISWDESSGAILPVYSSNTKYINYLGVNESATVVYSVMADVNADPGLYQLDISLKFQDYNSNTTQISTKAGMFVGGTTDFDLSYSESDRGEVSLSLANVGNNEAYSVKVSIPEQDNFKATGSTSTIVGNLEKGDYTITSFSISQTNLMPSMGEDSSGTANAESSEMTEEDRGSMQEGMESKRELIVNIEYTDSAGQRHTVEKAVQIEELTGGTMVAGMSGEPGGQSSSSNSYVLYAAVILVVAVVGLNYRKKKMLKEGNYVPLNIELKNLKRKMLKKEQK; encoded by the coding sequence ATGTTATTGTTACTGTTACCAATAACAAATGCAACAGCAGGCATGAATGCCGGGGCTGCAGGAGTGAATGTGGATCTGATGACACAGAGTCCCTATCCTGCAAGACCAGGTGAAACAGTAGAACTAACAGTTAGTCTCCAGAACGAAGGAAACAATGATCTTTCTGGTGTAACAGTCGGTGTTGACGCTGAATACCCTTTTTCACAGGTATCCGGTGAATCACTGACAAAAACCATTTCTTTCCTTGAAGCCCGCCAGGACGAGGAAGATGCAACACTTATAAAATTCAAGTTAAAGGTAGATTCTGATATTTCAGACGGTACCTATGATGTAGATATAATAGTAAGTGACAGCGACTCCGATTCAAAGTCTGTTACAACCCTTGAAGTTGAAGTGCAGGGTAAAGAGTATGCACAGATCGTCACAATAAGTGATTCCAGTATAGATGTTGCAACTGTGGAACCCCTTGAGTTTGTCATAACCAACACTGGTTCATCTCCACTCAAAAATATGGAAATCTCATGGGATGAATCCTCAGGCGCAATACTTCCTGTATATTCATCCAACACCAAGTACATAAATTACCTTGGAGTCAATGAATCAGCTACAGTAGTATATTCTGTAATGGCGGATGTGAATGCAGACCCTGGACTTTACCAGCTCGATATTTCACTCAAATTCCAGGATTATAATTCCAATACAACACAAATATCCACAAAAGCCGGAATGTTTGTGGGCGGCACCACTGACTTTGACCTGAGTTACTCTGAAAGTGATCGAGGAGAAGTTTCTCTTTCACTTGCAAATGTGGGTAACAATGAAGCTTACTCTGTAAAAGTATCCATACCTGAGCAGGATAATTTCAAGGCTACGGGGAGCACATCTACAATTGTAGGTAACCTTGAGAAAGGTGACTATACCATCACATCATTCTCAATAAGCCAGACAAATTTAATGCCTTCAATGGGTGAAGATTCATCCGGCACAGCCAATGCAGAATCTTCTGAGATGACAGAAGAAGATAGGGGGTCCATGCAGGAAGGAATGGAATCAAAGAGAGAGCTTATTGTTAATATCGAATACACAGACTCTGCAGGACAGAGGCACACCGTGGAGAAGGCAGTTCAGATCGAAGAACTTACCGGTGGCACAATGGTAGCTGGAATGAGTGGTGAGCCCGGAGGCCAAAGCTCATCATCTAACAGCTATGTGTTGTATGCTGCTGTGATTCTGGTAGTTGCAGTTGTAGGACTTAATTACAGAAAGAAGAAGATGCTCAAAGAAGGCAACTATGTTCCACTTAATATAGAGCTCAAGAATCTTAAAAGGAAGATGCTGAAGAAGGAACAAAAATGA
- a CDS encoding ABC transporter permease produces the protein MRRSTYLKLAINILVHSKIRSWLTIIGIVIGVGSVVTIMALSDSMTADMEDRLADLDLTLVIISPGYTRAMSGFGGGFGGGGSSSDAELTDKDIMAIKLVENIDYIYGQIAGSGLEVYFMGETADLSVTGVDPQVWQYTVTYELESGRLLETTDNNVVVIGYRIAHEMYDQEIGLNRILTIEGRSCRVVGILAEGESDRAIIMPIDSAVDIIDDAEPDVYDSIVVKADDMENVETVVADIEEKLMISRHVMNEDDRDFSVSDSLSMAESFSEMMSSFAIFLGAIAGVSLVVGSVGIANTMFTSVLEKTKEIGTMKAIGAKNKDIMMIFLFNSALVGFVGGVLGIILSLVLTSMLPFLGISMVRSSMGMPVAPDLMLLGISIAVVIGVLSGVIPAYNASKMKPVDALRYE, from the coding sequence ATGAGACGAAGTACCTATCTTAAGCTTGCTATCAATATCCTGGTCCATAGTAAGATCAGAAGCTGGCTCACCATAATAGGTATCGTCATTGGTGTCGGATCGGTTGTTACCATTATGGCACTAAGTGACAGCATGACTGCTGATATGGAAGATAGGCTAGCTGATCTGGATCTGACCCTTGTCATCATTTCCCCAGGCTATACAAGGGCAATGTCAGGGTTTGGCGGTGGGTTTGGCGGTGGTGGTAGCTCGTCGGATGCAGAGTTGACTGACAAAGACATCATGGCAATAAAACTTGTAGAGAATATTGACTACATCTATGGTCAGATAGCAGGTAGTGGTCTGGAAGTCTACTTCATGGGCGAAACGGCAGATCTTTCTGTAACCGGGGTTGATCCCCAGGTATGGCAGTATACTGTGACATATGAGCTGGAATCCGGCAGATTGCTAGAGACCACTGACAATAATGTTGTTGTCATTGGCTACAGGATAGCTCATGAAATGTATGATCAGGAGATAGGTCTGAACCGTATACTTACTATTGAAGGCAGATCCTGCAGAGTAGTGGGTATACTTGCAGAAGGTGAAAGTGACAGAGCTATTATCATGCCGATTGATTCTGCAGTAGATATTATTGATGATGCAGAACCGGATGTATATGACAGTATAGTTGTAAAAGCCGATGACATGGAAAACGTTGAAACAGTTGTAGCTGATATCGAAGAAAAACTCATGATTTCCAGGCATGTCATGAATGAAGATGACCGTGATTTCAGTGTTTCAGATTCATTGTCAATGGCAGAATCTTTCAGTGAAATGATGTCCTCATTTGCAATATTCCTTGGAGCAATAGCAGGTGTGTCGCTTGTTGTAGGTTCTGTGGGGATTGCAAACACGATGTTTACATCCGTGCTGGAAAAGACCAAGGAGATTGGTACTATGAAAGCGATAGGTGCCAAGAATAAGGATATTATGATGATATTCCTTTTCAACTCTGCACTTGTGGGTTTTGTAGGAGGTGTGCTCGGTATTATATTAAGCCTTGTCCTTACATCCATGCTACCGTTTCTTGGAATTAGTATGGTGCGTTCTTCCATGGGCATGCCCGTTGCTCCGGACCTGATGCTACTGGGTATCTCCATTGCAGTGGTTATTGGAGTGCTCTCAGGTGTGATACCTGCGTACAACGCATCAAAGATGAAGCCGGTCGATGCACTGAGATACGAATAA
- a CDS encoding glutamate synthase-related protein, with protein sequence MGNLRRPNSNDATQTFNRSKSVVPMSGLCTRCVDGCRGNCEIFKSSFRGREVLYPGPFGEVTAGADKDYPIDYSHLNIQGYAVGAIGMPDDMVPGPETARFPNVSTETEYGWDKKVKMRVPIFTGALGSTDIARKNWEHFAIGAAISGITIVCGENVCGIDPELKRGADGLVTESPEMDRRIELYRKFYDGYGEMLVQMNVEDTNLGVAEYLSSKHGMDTIELKWGQGAKCIGGEIKVKELDRAIELKKRGYIVTPDPELASVQEAYKVGAIREFERHSRLGFVTEEGFHAECDRLRDLGFKRITLKTGAYSMAETAMALKYSSDAKIDLLTYDGAPGGTGMSPWPMMEEWGTPTIYLQSLVYKFAEKLSSKGKRVPDLAMAGGFSTEDGIYKVMAMGAPYFKAVCMGRGLMIPGMVGKNIGKWLDEDSLPKTVSEFGHRKEEIFVHYEELEERYGSEIEEIPLGAVGIYSYAQKTKVGLQQLMAGSRRFNTSTLSRKDLMTLTEEAAKVTGIDYVMEAYRDIAEEILDG encoded by the coding sequence ATGGGTAACCTTAGGAGGCCAAACTCAAATGACGCTACTCAGACCTTTAACAGGTCAAAGAGCGTGGTACCGATGTCAGGACTCTGTACACGTTGTGTGGACGGATGTCGTGGCAATTGTGAAATTTTTAAATCTTCTTTCAGGGGACGTGAAGTCCTGTACCCCGGACCTTTCGGAGAGGTAACTGCCGGTGCGGACAAGGACTACCCCATTGATTATTCACATCTGAATATACAGGGATACGCCGTCGGAGCAATCGGCATGCCAGATGATATGGTACCTGGCCCTGAAACAGCAAGATTCCCAAACGTCAGTACTGAAACTGAATACGGATGGGACAAGAAAGTCAAGATGAGGGTACCAATATTCACAGGTGCACTGGGTTCTACGGATATTGCAAGGAAAAACTGGGAACACTTTGCAATCGGTGCAGCTATTTCAGGCATTACCATCGTATGCGGTGAAAATGTCTGTGGTATAGACCCTGAACTTAAGAGAGGCGCTGACGGACTTGTCACTGAATCCCCGGAGATGGACCGCAGGATTGAACTTTACAGGAAGTTCTACGACGGCTACGGTGAAATGCTTGTCCAGATGAATGTGGAAGACACAAATCTTGGTGTTGCAGAATACCTTTCCAGCAAACATGGGATGGACACCATTGAACTCAAATGGGGACAGGGTGCAAAATGTATTGGTGGAGAAATAAAGGTCAAGGAACTTGACCGTGCAATCGAGCTCAAAAAGAGAGGCTACATCGTAACACCTGATCCCGAACTTGCATCAGTACAGGAAGCCTACAAGGTTGGTGCAATAAGAGAATTTGAAAGACACTCAAGACTTGGATTTGTAACTGAAGAAGGATTCCATGCAGAATGTGACAGGCTAAGAGACCTTGGTTTTAAACGTATCACCTTAAAGACCGGTGCTTATTCCATGGCAGAAACTGCAATGGCACTCAAATACAGTTCCGATGCAAAGATAGACCTGTTAACTTATGATGGTGCACCAGGTGGAACCGGAATGAGCCCATGGCCAATGATGGAGGAATGGGGAACACCAACAATTTACCTTCAGTCACTTGTTTACAAATTTGCAGAAAAGCTCAGCTCCAAGGGTAAAAGAGTACCCGATCTTGCTATGGCAGGCGGATTCTCTACAGAAGATGGAATATACAAGGTAATGGCAATGGGTGCCCCATATTTCAAGGCAGTATGCATGGGACGTGGACTCATGATTCCCGGAATGGTGGGTAAGAACATTGGAAAATGGCTCGATGAAGACAGCCTTCCAAAGACCGTATCCGAATTCGGCCACAGAAAAGAGGAAATATTTGTGCATTATGAAGAACTTGAAGAGCGCTACGGAAGTGAGATAGAGGAGATCCCACTGGGTGCTGTAGGTATCTATTCCTATGCGCAGAAAACAAAGGTCGGACTCCAGCAACTCATGGCGGGCTCCAGAAGATTTAACACATCTACACTCTCACGTAAGGATCTTATGACACTTACTGAGGAAGCTGCAAAAGTCACAGGCATAGACTACGTCATGGAAGCATACAGGGATATTGCAGAAGAGATTCTTGATGGATAA
- a CDS encoding NAD(P)-binding domain-containing protein has translation MKIAVLGGTGNIGKGFALRWGQKHEIIIGSREEDKAKAVASEYNEILEKYGHKASISGTGNKTAAKEAEIIVIAIRYNQLAPVMNLIRPVIENKIVISVVVPMERNMCYISPGSDYPRETIESKDFNTEYFCFSMPEPGSAAQEIFTMIPDSTELVAAFHTVPAKKLANLDMELDYDIGVCGNSMHAKEIVFGLVRDISNMRPLDIGPLDAAGMIESLTPLLINVAARNKMKDVSLKFV, from the coding sequence ATGAAAATTGCAGTACTTGGAGGCACAGGTAATATAGGCAAGGGCTTTGCACTGCGATGGGGCCAGAAACATGAGATAATTATTGGTTCCAGAGAGGAAGACAAAGCCAAAGCGGTTGCATCAGAATACAATGAAATACTTGAAAAATACGGCCATAAAGCAAGTATATCAGGTACAGGTAACAAAACCGCCGCCAAAGAAGCAGAGATAATTGTTATTGCCATCAGGTATAATCAACTTGCTCCTGTAATGAACCTGATACGTCCGGTTATTGAAAATAAGATTGTCATTAGTGTTGTTGTTCCAATGGAAAGGAACATGTGCTATATAAGCCCCGGCAGTGATTATCCAAGAGAAACCATAGAGAGTAAAGACTTCAACACCGAATATTTCTGTTTCTCAATGCCTGAACCCGGAAGCGCCGCTCAGGAGATATTCACCATGATACCTGACAGCACCGAACTTGTTGCAGCTTTCCACACAGTACCTGCGAAGAAACTGGCAAACCTTGACATGGAACTTGATTATGACATAGGCGTCTGTGGTAATTCAATGCATGCAAAAGAAATTGTTTTTGGTCTGGTCAGGGACATATCAAACATGAGACCTCTGGATATCGGTCCCCTGGATGCTGCAGGAATGATCGAATCTCTCACACCACTCCTAATCAACGTTGCTGCAAGGAATAAGATGAAGGACGTAAGTCTGAAATTCGTCTGA
- a CDS encoding MarR family transcriptional regulator gives MKPINYICCIAIILMLTGIGSAANIATVHGVAYEWSTFEPLDNAIIEVNSTPAQSMVAQYGVYSFELTNGTYKITASYYEDDQLTYYAEDVITISEEGSYVLDLLLVPSYSNDTESVGSAGEVSSDANSNSLLYGSILLIFVLLVLLLSQMKQKPQTPRYAAVRREEVHHKVSGVTPKVTEKPVLAEDKAAVTETESISSPGVEKEAVGLTDPRPEDVESADEALPVVIPDSVAEDKEPSPPPVQEPVISDDPVPADLQEILDILKSQGGRMTQKDMRKRLKYSEGKVSLMLLDLEKRGKIQKFKKGRGNVLFLVESEK, from the coding sequence ATGAAACCAATAAATTATATCTGCTGTATTGCAATTATCCTGATGCTGACGGGTATTGGATCTGCGGCAAATATTGCAACAGTACACGGCGTAGCCTATGAATGGAGCACATTTGAACCACTTGATAACGCTATTATTGAGGTGAACTCAACACCGGCACAGTCAATGGTGGCTCAGTATGGCGTATATTCCTTTGAACTGACAAATGGTACATACAAAATTACTGCAAGTTATTATGAAGATGATCAGCTTACTTATTATGCAGAGGATGTAATAACGATTTCAGAAGAAGGCAGCTATGTTCTTGATCTGTTATTGGTTCCTTCTTATTCCAACGACACTGAGTCCGTAGGTTCTGCTGGAGAGGTTTCATCTGATGCTAACAGTAATTCTCTTCTTTATGGGTCCATACTGCTTATTTTTGTTCTTCTTGTTCTTCTTCTCTCCCAGATGAAACAAAAGCCTCAAACCCCAAGGTATGCTGCTGTAAGGAGAGAAGAAGTCCATCATAAGGTTTCAGGAGTTACTCCGAAGGTTACAGAAAAACCTGTTCTGGCTGAGGATAAAGCGGCAGTGACAGAGACCGAATCTATAAGTTCACCAGGAGTGGAGAAGGAAGCAGTTGGATTAACAGACCCCCGTCCCGAAGACGTAGAATCTGCTGATGAAGCGCTTCCGGTCGTTATTCCGGATTCGGTGGCCGAAGACAAAGAGCCATCACCACCTCCAGTTCAGGAACCTGTAATTTCAGATGACCCTGTTCCGGCTGACCTTCAGGAAATACTGGACATTCTGAAATCCCAGGGCGGGAGAATGACGCAGAAAGATATGCGCAAGCGCCTGAAGTACTCAGAAGGAAAAGTAAGCCTTATGCTTCTTGATCTTGAAAAGAGGGGCAAGATCCAGAAATTCAAGAAAGGGCGTGGGAACGTTCTTTTCCTGGTGGAATCTGAGAAGTGA
- a CDS encoding DUF2162 domain-containing protein — MSYVYAAVIGILIGIFIFGLKTGVGCGFSTVKKKEVLILAGGYFVISIILGSLVEMVDQSYLEKIANLGMTLHVFIALVLIAAGIYTQKKWNSGCDVSKKTFLVISVPCPVCLTALFVSCMILASTLEVSGWKVGVIVGLVFFISVISSTFVFRKMKKTPEGLGTAMMFLGLFYLLGAIIVPAYIKAKKLSMELNCGGDFEIVPLLILSVFVIGGYALNSIRGQ; from the coding sequence ATGAGCTACGTATATGCTGCCGTAATCGGTATACTGATAGGCATCTTCATCTTCGGACTAAAGACCGGTGTTGGATGTGGCTTTTCGACGGTAAAGAAAAAAGAAGTACTGATCCTTGCTGGTGGTTATTTTGTAATTTCCATTATTCTTGGCAGTCTTGTGGAAATGGTGGACCAGTCATATCTGGAAAAGATTGCAAATCTTGGAATGACGTTGCACGTATTCATTGCACTTGTTCTCATTGCTGCAGGAATCTATACACAGAAAAAATGGAATTCCGGTTGCGATGTGTCAAAAAAGACTTTCCTTGTAATATCCGTCCCCTGTCCTGTATGTCTTACAGCTCTTTTTGTATCATGCATGATACTGGCATCAACCCTTGAAGTAAGCGGCTGGAAAGTCGGAGTAATTGTAGGACTTGTATTCTTCATTTCAGTAATATCATCAACTTTTGTCTTCAGGAAAATGAAAAAGACTCCTGAGGGTCTTGGAACTGCAATGATGTTCCTCGGACTGTTCTATCTTCTCGGTGCAATAATAGTTCCTGCTTACATCAAAGCAAAGAAACTCAGCATGGAATTGAATTGCGGTGGGGATTTCGAGATAGTTCCTTTGTTGATATTGTCAGTATTCGTAATCGGAGGCTATGCACTTAATAGCATAAGAGGTCAATAA
- a CDS encoding Coenzyme F420 hydrogenase/dehydrogenase, beta subunit C-terminal domain, whose translation MGVIDMAGKNYLDLKAEIWDTSKCAACGACVAVCPADAIYFEIGEDSTHPLNSGYCKDVNDGVPCGACYEVCPRNEKAPSEVLGEYLTITTAKAEMNVPRKQSGGAVTAILTNALKEGMIDAVVTVVEDQWTLKPSSAVITSTDVLVHQAGSRYNWWVPLVASLKEAVMTRKFTNIAVVGVPCVTQAMRQMRQSDLDLLRPFRKNIRFVMGLFCTETFDYEKLVQDKLITERKIDPLDIIHFDVKGKLEITLKDGSMTVISLKDVDDCVRPGCHICTDFTALDADLSAGSVGSSKGYTTLIVRNPVGKQFVESAVNNGKLSLNDDVNLELVEKLSKKKLERMPEE comes from the coding sequence GGTGCATGTGTGGCTGTGTGCCCGGCAGATGCAATTTACTTTGAAATAGGAGAGGACTCTACACATCCTCTCAACAGTGGTTACTGTAAGGATGTGAACGACGGGGTTCCATGTGGTGCATGCTATGAAGTATGCCCGAGGAATGAAAAAGCACCATCAGAGGTTCTTGGTGAATACCTTACCATCACCACAGCAAAAGCTGAGATGAACGTTCCAAGAAAACAGAGTGGTGGCGCTGTTACAGCAATACTTACCAATGCACTTAAAGAAGGCATGATCGATGCGGTTGTCACAGTTGTTGAAGACCAGTGGACACTGAAACCTTCGTCTGCTGTAATTACTTCTACTGATGTACTGGTTCACCAGGCAGGAAGCCGTTACAACTGGTGGGTTCCACTTGTAGCTTCCCTCAAGGAAGCTGTCATGACACGCAAGTTCACCAACATCGCAGTTGTGGGTGTGCCATGTGTTACGCAGGCCATGAGGCAGATGAGGCAAAGCGACCTTGACCTGTTGCGTCCATTCAGGAAAAATATCCGCTTTGTAATGGGACTATTCTGTACAGAGACTTTCGACTATGAGAAACTCGTACAGGACAAACTCATCACAGAACGCAAGATCGATCCTCTGGATATCATCCACTTTGACGTCAAGGGTAAACTTGAGATTACCTTAAAAGATGGAAGTATGACAGTGATTTCCCTGAAGGATGTAGATGATTGTGTACGTCCGGGATGCCATATATGTACTGATTTTACGGCTCTTGATGCTGATCTGTCTGCAGGTTCAGTTGGCAGTTCAAAGGGTTACACAACCCTGATAGTACGCAACCCTGTTGGTAAGCAGTTTGTGGAAAGTGCAGTTAACAATGGAAAACTGTCACTTAACGATGATGTAAATCTGGAATTGGTTGAAAAGCTCTCCAAAAAGAAGCTTGAACGAATGCCAGAGGAGTAA
- a CDS encoding ABC transporter ATP-binding protein: MDENLNNTEQEKQLQNGTPDTLMRLTDVWKIYKMGEVEFAALKGIDLEILHGEFVVILGPSGSGKSTMMNLLGCLDLPSKGIVELNNKDISTMKESELAQIRGQLIGFIFQTFNLIPTLNTIENVMLPLEFQEADADCSWKRAAELLDVVSLGDKKYNLPSQLSGGQRQRVAIARSLAVNPKVILADEPTGNLDSETGNYILEFLSDLHKKEGKTIIMITHDPELARYADRVVHIKDGMVDNIEIIKREAM, encoded by the coding sequence ATGGACGAGAATCTCAATAATACTGAACAAGAAAAACAGTTGCAAAATGGCACTCCTGATACTCTCATGCGTCTGACAGATGTCTGGAAGATCTACAAAATGGGAGAGGTCGAGTTCGCAGCACTGAAAGGTATTGATCTGGAGATCCTGCATGGTGAATTTGTAGTCATACTTGGTCCCAGCGGAAGCGGTAAGAGTACAATGATGAACCTGCTGGGTTGCCTTGATCTTCCAAGCAAGGGGATTGTCGAACTCAACAACAAGGACATTTCCACAATGAAAGAATCCGAACTTGCTCAGATCAGAGGTCAGCTAATTGGATTCATATTCCAGACCTTCAACCTGATACCAACACTCAATACTATAGAAAATGTGATGCTACCTCTTGAGTTTCAGGAAGCAGATGCTGATTGTTCATGGAAAAGGGCAGCTGAACTTCTTGATGTAGTAAGTCTAGGGGACAAAAAGTACAACTTGCCTTCACAGTTATCAGGAGGACAGAGGCAGAGGGTTGCAATTGCGCGATCCCTTGCAGTGAATCCGAAAGTAATCCTTGCAGATGAGCCAACCGGTAACCTCGATAGTGAAACAGGAAATTATATTCTCGAATTCCTCAGTGACCTTCACAAAAAAGAAGGCAAGACAATCATAATGATCACCCATGATCCTGAATTAGCAAGATATGCGGATCGTGTGGTTCATATCAAAGACGGAATGGTCGATAATATAGAGATAATAAAGCGTGAAGCAATGTGA